GGACATTTCTCATTACAGACCAAGGGGTGAAATCCTCCCCCCTGGATGCAGTACAATCGCCCCCTTTTTCTTGGCAACGAGTCGAAGCCAATGATCGAACCCAAGCGCGTCCTGCGCGCCCTAGCCGAACACTGGGCCCTGATCGAGCCGCTGTGCGAACGTTTCGACCAGGGCACCCTGAGCCTGGTCGAACTGCGCCAGCATGTGGCCCGCCAGCAGGTCGAAAGCACCCCGCAGGACATCACCCAACTACTCGACGTGTGGATCCGCCTGGATATCCTGGTCCCGGTAGCCAAGAGCCCGAACCGCTTCGAGCTCAACGCCCAGATCCACGACTTCCTCGCCTACCTGCGCCGCGAGCACCGCTTGGGCCTGTGCCTGGAGATCGAAGCCTACCTGCGCCACCTGGAGCGCCTCGCCGGGCATATCCAGGACGCCTTCGACAACCGCGACAGCGACGACCTGGCGCGCCAGCTGCGCCTGCTCGACATGCGCGTGCGCGATGTGCTCAAGAAGCTCGACAACGACGAGCAGGCGCTGGTGGCCGTGGCCGAGCGGGCCAAGACCAGCAACCGCCAGATCCCGCTGCGCCAGCGCTATGCCGAAGTCCTCGCGACCTGGGACGAATACGTCGAGCCGATGATCCAGCTGGTAAACGCCGATGGCGCCTTCGAACAAGGCGTGCGCAAGGTCGAAACCGTGCTGCTGCGCCTGCTGGGCGAACAGGCGCGCCTGGGCCACCTGGTCGACGACGACATGCTGCTGCGCACCCACGCGCGTATTCTGGAAATGCAAACCAGCGCCCAGCTGACCTTGCGCCACGCCCGTGAACTGCTGCTGCCCTTGCGCGAAGAAGCGCGCCGGCACAACGCCGTGACCCGTGGCGCCGCGCTGGCGCTGTCGGTGATCCGCCGCAAGGGCATCGATGCCGTGCCGCAAGCGGCCATGCCGATGTTCACCCGGCCGCAAAGCACCTTCCTTGGCAGCGCCAGCCAGGTCGAGGCCTATGTTTACGCCTTGGCCCGTTTCGAGCCCAAGCCCGCGCGCTTCCCCAAGGCGCACAAGACCGACAAAGACCCGCTACCGCGCGCACCCCGTACGGTGAAGGAAATGCTCGAACGCTGCGAGCAGGCCCTGCCACTGCCAGACCTGATGGTCTGGCTGCTGGACCAGGAGCCCGAAGGCGCCACCGACGAACTGCTGTACTGGTTCTCGCGCCTGTCCCGTGAGAAGCGCTTCAAGCGCGAGCGCCTCGACCGCCGCGACTACACCACCCACGAACACCTGGTCAGCCTGCGCTCGTTCGCCCTGACGTCCAGCCGTGAAGACGTCGCCAGAACGACTGCCGAATCCAACGCGAGCCCAGCCAATGCATCTTGATCTTTCCGAACTGTCCCAGCTCGCGCCGATCTTCCGCGAGCTGTTCAAAGGTTTCCACGTCAGCCGCCGTGACCCGGAGCTGTACGCTCAGCTGTCGAACTTCCAGGACCAGTACCGTACCTTGTTCAAGGCCCTGGGCTTCGAGCTGGTATGCGACACCCGTGGTTTCTATTACTTCGTGCCCGAGCTTGCCGCCGCGCAGGTCAACAAAACCGCCCAGCGCCTGTCGTTGTTCACCTTCATCCTGGTCGAGCACCTGGCCGACCAGGGCCGTGACCCGATGGCCGTGCTCGACGGCGGCAGCATCGGCCGCGATGAACTGCCCTCGCTGCTGGACAAGTACCGCGACCTGTTCCTGCAGGCCGAAGTGCAAACCGTCGAAGAGCTCGAAGAAAAAATCCTGCGCCGCATGACCCAGCTCGGCTTCGCCCATGAGGAAGGCGGCATCTACCGCTTCCTGCCGCCGATGCACCGCTTCCTCGACGTCTGCCTGTCGGTCCAGCAGGACCGCGACCTGGCCGCCACCCTGCACAGTGACCTGCCTTTGCCCACGCCGGTACTGGTCGAGGAAGAAAGCCCGGAGCAACTCAACCGCACCGACGACCCGCTCGACCTTTCACCCTTCGACGGCGACGAGAGCGAAGAGGACGCCCTGGCCAGGGCCATCCGCGAAGAGCAACAGGAGATTGACGCATGAGCCAGGAACGCTACGGCATCCGCCGCTTTGCATTGCTCAACACCGCCGGTTACAGCCTCGGCCTGTTCCCGCTGGAACACCCGTTGTCGGTCTACGGCGCCAACAACCTGGGTAAATCGGCATCGATCAACGCCCTGCAGTTCCCGATCCTGGCGCGCATGTCCGACATGAGCTTCGGCAAGTACAGCCTGGAGCAGTCGCGTCGCTTCTACTTCGCCAGCGACACGTCCTACATTCTCTGCGAACTGAACCTGCCTCACGGCCCGCACGTGATCGGCGTGGTCGGGCGCGGCCCAGGTGGCGGTTTCGGCCACCAGTTCTTCGCCTACAAAGGCGAGCTGGACCTGGCCCACTACCAGAAGAACGACACCTGCCTGCGCCAGAAAGAGCTGTTCACCAACCTGGAGCGCCTGGGCCTGAAGGCCTACGAGCTCAAGCCCGACGAACTGCGCCGCCTGCTGGTCGGTGGCCACACTTCGGTGCCGCTGGACCTGACCATGATTCCGCTGCGCTCGACCAGCGAGCAAAGTCTGAAAACCTTCCGCGCGCTGTTCATCAACCTGCTGCACATGCGCGAAATCACCGCTGCCAAGCTCAAGCAACTGTTCCTCGACGCCTTCGAGCACAGCCTGCGCTCGGGCAGCGTCGACTACATCGCGGCCTGTGAAGAAGCCTTCCGCGACGTACGGCGCATGGAGCAGGACTACAACGCCCTGGTCGCCGCCGGCCCGTTGGTCGAAGCCCTGGCCGGTGGCGTGGCCCAGCGCGACATCCTGCGCGGCAAGCTGCACCGCCTTTCGCCGCTGCTCGACAACCTGCTGGGCACCTGGCAGGAATACGCCATGGCGCGCAAGGAAGAGTTGGTTATCCAGTCCGAGCATTACCGCGGCGAACAAGACCGGCTGCAGAACGACCAACGTGGCGGCACCCAGGAGCTGATGCGCCTGGAGCGTGAGATCACTGGCATTCAGCGCTGGCTCGGCGAGCTGTCGGTGCTCAAACACCGCTTCGCCCTGGTCGATGACGTCAAGGTGCTGGAGCAGCAGTTGCTGGCCGCCAAAGACGCCCACGACGAACTGGCCGGCGCCCTGGCCCAGTCGCGGCAGTTCTCTGCCGAAGACCTGGACGAGCGCGTACGCGACCTGGAAAAACGCCTCAAGCAGGTCCGTCAGCAGCTCGACCACGCCGACAACAACAGCTATGCCCGCCTGCGCGAAGAGTTCTCCCAACAGGATGTCGACCGCCTGATGCGCCTGTTCAACGGTGCGCTGTTCAGCCTGCCACTGGGCGAGCGCGGCATCGAGCTGGACGACAGCGACCTGTGGGTAAAGTCGCTGGAAGCGGTGCTCGACGGTTTCAAAGGCGAGCGCTTCGAAGCGCCCGGCCTGTCCATCGACCTCACCCACATCGACCCTCCAGCACTGCAGGCCCTGGCCGACCGCGCCGCCCTGCGCGACCAGAAAGAGCGCCTGGAAAAAGAGCTCAAGCAGCTCAAGACCCAGCAGGCCGTAGCCGCCGACCGCTCCGCCTCCAAGGCACAGACCGAGACCCTGTACCAAGCGGTACTGGATGCGCAGAAGGCATTGGAAGACTTCCGCCGCAGCGAAACCCTGGCGGCCGAAGAACCCGAAAAACTGGAGCATCTGTCGCAACTGGAAGCCGCTCAGGACGAGCTCAAGCGCTCCAGCGATGCCTTCACCGAGCGCGTCCAGCAGCTGTCGGCCAAGCTGCAACTGGTCGGCCGCCAGCTCGGTGACCTGGAGTCCAAGCAACGCACCCTGGAAGACGCCCTGCGCCGCCGCCAGTTGTTGCCGGCGGACCTGCCCTACGGCACGCCATTCATGGAAGCGGTCGACGACACCATGGACAACCTGCTGCCGATGCTCAACGACTACCAAGACAGCTGGCAGGGTTTGCAGCGGGTGGACAACCAGATCGAGGCGCTGTACGCCCAGGTGCGCCTCAAGGGCGTGGCCAAGTTCGACAGCGAAGACGACATGGAGCGCCGCCTCCAGTTACTGGTCAACGCCTATGCGCACCGTACCGATGAGGCCCTGACCCTGGCCAAGGCGCGCCGCGCCGCAGTCACCGACATCGCCCGGACCCTGCGCAACATCCGCAGCGACTACGACAGCCTTGAGCACCAGCTGGCCTTGTTCAACCGTGAGATCAACAAGCGCCAGGTATCCAACCTTCAGAGCTTCCGCGTGGTGCTGGCACCGAACAAGGAAGCGCTCAAGCACATCGACCAGATCATCCACAGCGCCGGCCAGTACGAAGAAGGCGAGACCCTGTCGGTGTTCGACCTGACCCAGAACTCCGACCAGGACCACAAGAACGAAGAGGCCAAGGAGTACCTGGCACGGCTGGTGGCGGCCAACCACAACCAACTGGGCCTCAAGGACCTGTTCGAACTGGCGTTCGAGATCACCAAGGTCAATGGCCAGCCGGTGATCCACGCCGACATCGACGGCGCTGCGTCCAACGGCACCACCATGACCATCAAAGCGCTGACCAACATGTACTTGTTGCTGCACCTGATGGACCGTGACCTGGCCGGGCGCATTCGCCTGCCGTACTACCTCGACGAAGCGGCAGACATCGACGAACGCAACCAGACAGCACTGCTGGAAACCAGCCTGCAGCTGGGCTTCGTACCGATTCTGGCGAGTGTGAAGCCGCAGGTGTCGGCCAAGGTGGCGATCGACCTGGAAGGTGGCAGCGGGCCGAATGGCATCTACATCGATGAGGCGGACTGGAAGTTCATCAGCCGGCTGGATGAGGTGCAGGTGGACGTGCGTGAGGATCAGGCCGAAGAGCTCGCCTGATTGTTGTGAATTGGGGCTGCTTTGCAGCCCATTCGCGGGGCAAGCCCGCTCCCACAAGTTTTGCGCCAGCGGAGTATCTGTGGGAGCGGGCTTGCCCCGCGAATGGAGGCCAAAGGCCTCCCAGCATCTATCAGGCTATCAATGAGCCCAAGGCAAGATCGGAATCGCCGTCACCGCATTCTGCGGGCTGCCCTCGATCATGCGGTCGCTGTACACCAGGTAAACCAAGGTATTGCGCTTCTTGTCGAGAAAGCGCACCACCTGCATGGTCTTGAACACCAACGAGGTGCGTTCCTTGAACACTTCCTCGCCGTCTTTCAACTCACCCTTGAAGTTGATCGGCCCCACCTGACGGCAGGCGATCGACGCCTCTGCACGGTCCTCAGCCAGGCCCAGACCACCCTTCACACCGCCCGTCTTGGCCCGCGACAGGTAACAGGTCACGCCCTCGACCTTAGGGTCATCGAACGCCTCGACCACGATGCGGTCGTTGGGCCCAACGAACTTGAACACGGTGGACACCTGGCCGATCTCCTCGGCACCGGCCAGCATCGGCAACGCCAACGCCGCCACGGCAATCATCCTTTTCAACATGTGCACTTCCTCAGACCAGAACCAGGTTGTCACGGTGCACCAGCTCGGGTTCCGCGCTGTAACCGAGCAGGGATTCGATGGCATCGGACGACTGGCCGATGATCTTCTGCGCTTCAAGCGCACTGTAGTTGGCCAGACCGCGGGCCACTTCCAGGCCGTCCGGGCCGACGCACACCACCATCTCGCCACGGCGGAAACTGCCCTGCACGGTCTTCACACCCACAGGTAGCAGGCTCTTGTTGGCCTGGCGCAGCGCCTGCACGGCACCGGCGTCGAGCACCAGCGTGCCGCGGGTCTGCAGGTGCCCGGCCAACCACTGCTTGCGCGCTGCAAGCATGCCGCGCTCAGGCGACAGCAAGGTACCCAGGCGCTCGCCCGTCTTGAGGCGGTCAAGCACGCGCTCGATACGGCCACCGATGATGATGG
The sequence above is drawn from the Pseudomonas putida genome and encodes:
- the mksB gene encoding Mks condensin complex protein MksB, which produces MIEPKRVLRALAEHWALIEPLCERFDQGTLSLVELRQHVARQQVESTPQDITQLLDVWIRLDILVPVAKSPNRFELNAQIHDFLAYLRREHRLGLCLEIEAYLRHLERLAGHIQDAFDNRDSDDLARQLRLLDMRVRDVLKKLDNDEQALVAVAERAKTSNRQIPLRQRYAEVLATWDEYVEPMIQLVNADGAFEQGVRKVETVLLRLLGEQARLGHLVDDDMLLRTHARILEMQTSAQLTLRHARELLLPLREEARRHNAVTRGAALALSVIRRKGIDAVPQAAMPMFTRPQSTFLGSASQVEAYVYALARFEPKPARFPKAHKTDKDPLPRAPRTVKEMLERCEQALPLPDLMVWLLDQEPEGATDELLYWFSRLSREKRFKRERLDRRDYTTHEHLVSLRSFALTSSREDVARTTAESNASPANAS
- the mksE gene encoding Mks condensin complex protein MksE; protein product: MHLDLSELSQLAPIFRELFKGFHVSRRDPELYAQLSNFQDQYRTLFKALGFELVCDTRGFYYFVPELAAAQVNKTAQRLSLFTFILVEHLADQGRDPMAVLDGGSIGRDELPSLLDKYRDLFLQAEVQTVEELEEKILRRMTQLGFAHEEGGIYRFLPPMHRFLDVCLSVQQDRDLAATLHSDLPLPTPVLVEEESPEQLNRTDDPLDLSPFDGDESEEDALARAIREEQQEIDA
- the mksF gene encoding Mks condensin complex protein MksF encodes the protein MSQERYGIRRFALLNTAGYSLGLFPLEHPLSVYGANNLGKSASINALQFPILARMSDMSFGKYSLEQSRRFYFASDTSYILCELNLPHGPHVIGVVGRGPGGGFGHQFFAYKGELDLAHYQKNDTCLRQKELFTNLERLGLKAYELKPDELRRLLVGGHTSVPLDLTMIPLRSTSEQSLKTFRALFINLLHMREITAAKLKQLFLDAFEHSLRSGSVDYIAACEEAFRDVRRMEQDYNALVAAGPLVEALAGGVAQRDILRGKLHRLSPLLDNLLGTWQEYAMARKEELVIQSEHYRGEQDRLQNDQRGGTQELMRLEREITGIQRWLGELSVLKHRFALVDDVKVLEQQLLAAKDAHDELAGALAQSRQFSAEDLDERVRDLEKRLKQVRQQLDHADNNSYARLREEFSQQDVDRLMRLFNGALFSLPLGERGIELDDSDLWVKSLEAVLDGFKGERFEAPGLSIDLTHIDPPALQALADRAALRDQKERLEKELKQLKTQQAVAADRSASKAQTETLYQAVLDAQKALEDFRRSETLAAEEPEKLEHLSQLEAAQDELKRSSDAFTERVQQLSAKLQLVGRQLGDLESKQRTLEDALRRRQLLPADLPYGTPFMEAVDDTMDNLLPMLNDYQDSWQGLQRVDNQIEALYAQVRLKGVAKFDSEDDMERRLQLLVNAYAHRTDEALTLAKARRAAVTDIARTLRNIRSDYDSLEHQLALFNREINKRQVSNLQSFRVVLAPNKEALKHIDQIIHSAGQYEEGETLSVFDLTQNSDQDHKNEEAKEYLARLVAANHNQLGLKDLFELAFEITKVNGQPVIHADIDGAASNGTTMTIKALTNMYLLLHLMDRDLAGRIRLPYYLDEAADIDERNQTALLETSLQLGFVPILASVKPQVSAKVAIDLEGGSGPNGIYIDEADWKFISRLDEVQVDVREDQAEELA
- a CDS encoding CreA family protein; translated protein: MLKRMIAVAALALPMLAGAEEIGQVSTVFKFVGPNDRIVVEAFDDPKVEGVTCYLSRAKTGGVKGGLGLAEDRAEASIACRQVGPINFKGELKDGEEVFKERTSLVFKTMQVVRFLDKKRNTLVYLVYSDRMIEGSPQNAVTAIPILPWAH